From Erythrobacter sp. YJ-T3-07:
CCCGACATGGAGGCCGTACAGGCGCTGCTTGTGGACAAGGCTCTGGACAAGCTGGGGGAACTGCTGCCCGCTGCGCTGCTTGCCCGCGCGCGTTTTGCGGGGATCGAGGGACTTTCGGCCGCGGCTCTGCGAGAAACTGCCGAACTATGGCTCGCGCCACTGCTCGCCGGCCGCCGCGATCTGGCGGTGAGCAAGAGCAAGCTGGTCGACGCGGTCCTGGCTCAGCTCGACTGGAACGAGCGGCAGCGGCTGGATGAGGCCGCCCCGCGCGAATTTACCTCGCCCGCGGGCACGCACCACGCGATCGATTACGAGGGACAGGATGCGCCCGCGATCGAGGTGCGCGTGCAGGCGCTTTACGGGCTCGATCGCCATCCGATGATCGGTCGCACACCGCTGCTGCTCAAGCTGACCAGCCCGGCAGGCCGCCCGGTGCAGGCGACCCGCGACCTGCCCGCATTCTGGCGCGGCAGCTGGGCCGATGTGCGCAAGGACATGAAGGGCCGCTATCCCAAGCACCGCTGGCCTGACGAGCCGTGGACCGAGGTCGCCAGCCTCAAGACGAAGAATGCCTTTTCACGCGGGCAAGGCTGAATTAGGGAGATCGCCATGGCAGCCAGAATCTACCAGCGACCCAAGAACGCGATGCAGTCCGGCAAGGCGCGGACCGACGAGTGGGTTCTCGAATTCGAGCAATCCGAAGCGCGGCGGCCCGATCCGCTGATGGGCTGGACCGGCAGCGGCGACACGCAGGCGCAGGTCATCCTGACCTTCCCGAGCAAGGACGAGGCGAAGGCCTATGCCGAGAAATACGGCATTGCCGCGCGCGTCCATGCGACCCCGCCCAAGACACTCAAGCTGCAGTCCTACGCCGACAATTTCCGCTGAGCGGATGATGAAAGC
This genomic window contains:
- a CDS encoding ETC complex I subunit, producing the protein MAARIYQRPKNAMQSGKARTDEWVLEFEQSEARRPDPLMGWTGSGDTQAQVILTFPSKDEAKAYAEKYGIAARVHATPPKTLKLQSYADNFR